In a genomic window of Labrys wisconsinensis:
- a CDS encoding flavin reductase family protein, with the protein MSATTAQAFDPDLRQRFLAGMSSAACTVNVVTTDGPAGRFGVTVSAMASVSADTPRPTLLVCVHERSAAARAIIANGVFCVNVLRDDQAHISDCFAGRWKTADGDKFSCADWTADATGAPRVVDPLVAFGCRLTAMQQVGTHHVLFGAVEDIFTAGEGAPLIYANRAYGRPARLAAPAAACA; encoded by the coding sequence ATGAGCGCCACGACGGCCCAAGCCTTCGACCCGGACCTGCGCCAGCGCTTCCTCGCCGGCATGAGCAGCGCCGCCTGCACCGTCAACGTGGTCACGACGGACGGCCCGGCCGGGCGGTTCGGCGTCACCGTCTCGGCCATGGCCTCGGTCAGCGCCGACACGCCGAGGCCGACGCTGCTGGTGTGCGTCCACGAGCGCAGCGCCGCGGCACGAGCGATCATCGCCAACGGCGTGTTCTGCGTGAACGTGCTGCGCGACGACCAGGCGCACATCTCCGACTGCTTCGCCGGCCGCTGGAAGACCGCCGACGGCGACAAGTTCTCCTGCGCAGACTGGACGGCGGACGCGACCGGCGCCCCTCGCGTGGTCGACCCGCTGGTCGCCTTCGGCTGCCGGCTGACGGCGATGCAGCAGGTCGGCACCCATCACGTGCTGTTCGGCGCGGTGGAGGACATCTTCACCGCGGGCGAAGGCGCCCCCCTTATCTACGCCAACCGCGCCTATGGTCGGCCGGCCCGCCTTGCGGCGCCGGCAGCGGCCTGCGCCTGA
- a CDS encoding 4-hydroxyphenylacetate 3-hydroxylase family protein — MIRTGAQYRDSIRDGREVHVAGERVKDVTTHPMFKPLVDIRARFYDMQHEPATRHIMSFEQDGEVNAVANKLPFTQSDWWDKRRATDTLLEEIGGVVTRVGDETVGEMWSLFDGQDVLNEVDPQFSKNIRDHIARVLHTDPFHVSANTDPKGDRSKPPQEQDPDMLLHVVKETDAGIVVRGAKYETAAAYANQAFTKPTIANWGNAAYSDYAVGFICDLGSPNLKFICRTGFAGRAPAEDYPLANRFDEVDTLVIFDNVLIPWENVLFYRHTKAASFIRATLHRYSAFAFVQRNLKLADMMIGAALFNARQTGLDKQQAVQEKLSQLAVYREGINAHLTAAIALAERSPGGLMMPNQSLLYTGRVLACSQLHEMMHIARELCGGQICVTPDKAAFEAPETKPWLDKFYTVNEDWVAEDRRKLLAFARDMLNSDYAGHRLTFQLFAQSPPFAHLAAVYRNFDWDGPLDFVKKAAGLSDKVLGEIRRQPGDSAVNSWFAAGQAKVAAE, encoded by the coding sequence ATGATCCGCACGGGCGCACAATACCGGGACTCGATCCGCGACGGCCGCGAGGTCCATGTCGCCGGCGAGCGGGTGAAGGACGTCACCACGCACCCGATGTTCAAGCCGCTGGTCGACATCCGGGCGCGCTTCTACGACATGCAGCACGAGCCGGCGACCCGCCACATCATGAGCTTCGAGCAGGACGGCGAGGTCAACGCCGTCGCCAACAAGCTGCCCTTCACGCAGAGCGACTGGTGGGACAAGCGCCGGGCCACCGACACGCTCCTGGAGGAGATCGGCGGCGTCGTCACCCGCGTCGGCGACGAGACCGTCGGCGAGATGTGGTCGCTGTTCGACGGCCAGGACGTGCTCAACGAGGTCGACCCGCAATTCTCCAAGAACATCCGCGACCATATCGCGCGGGTGCTGCACACCGACCCCTTCCACGTCTCGGCCAACACCGACCCGAAGGGCGACCGCTCCAAGCCGCCGCAGGAGCAGGACCCCGACATGCTGCTGCACGTGGTCAAGGAGACCGATGCCGGCATCGTCGTGCGCGGCGCCAAGTATGAGACGGCGGCGGCCTATGCCAACCAGGCCTTCACCAAGCCGACCATCGCCAACTGGGGCAATGCCGCCTATTCCGACTATGCCGTCGGCTTCATCTGCGACCTCGGCTCGCCGAACCTGAAGTTCATCTGCCGCACCGGCTTCGCCGGCCGGGCGCCGGCCGAGGACTATCCGCTGGCCAACCGCTTCGACGAGGTCGACACCCTCGTCATCTTCGACAATGTGCTGATCCCCTGGGAGAACGTGCTGTTCTACCGGCACACCAAGGCGGCGAGCTTCATCCGCGCCACGCTGCACCGCTATTCCGCCTTCGCCTTCGTGCAGCGCAACCTGAAGCTCGCCGACATGATGATCGGCGCGGCGCTGTTCAACGCCCGCCAGACCGGCCTCGACAAGCAGCAGGCGGTGCAGGAGAAGCTCTCCCAGCTCGCGGTCTACCGTGAGGGCATCAACGCCCACCTCACCGCCGCCATCGCCCTGGCCGAGCGCAGCCCGGGCGGACTGATGATGCCGAACCAGTCGCTGCTCTACACCGGCCGGGTGCTCGCCTGCTCGCAGCTGCACGAGATGATGCATATCGCCCGCGAGCTTTGCGGCGGCCAGATCTGCGTCACGCCGGACAAGGCGGCCTTCGAGGCGCCGGAGACCAAGCCCTGGCTCGACAAGTTCTACACGGTCAACGAGGACTGGGTGGCCGAGGACCGGCGCAAGCTGCTGGCCTTCGCCCGCGACATGCTGAACTCGGACTATGCCGGCCATCGCCTGACCTTCCAGCTCTTCGCCCAGTCGCCGCCCTTCGCGCATCTGGCCGCGGTCTACCGCAATTTCGACTGGGACGGCCCGCTGGACTTCGTCAAGAAGGCGGCCGGCCTCTCCGACAAGGTGCTCGGCGAGATCCGCCGCCAGCCCGGCGACAGCGCGGTCAACAGCTGGTTCGCCGCCGGGCAGGCCAAGGTCGCCGCGGAGTAG